A genomic region of Metopolophium dirhodum isolate CAU chromosome 1, ASM1992520v1, whole genome shotgun sequence contains the following coding sequences:
- the LOC132933768 gene encoding zinc finger protein 561-like, with protein MKNDDSIEDIEMDQSKSEMEQEYDEWYSCIMCDVSFNSQFALDAHLQTHVDDDTFHHSNIYRITKPLPKSSIKPPKNFRCICQGICKIKLPYNEQVLNHIGEKLHHFRVCDTQQTDEKAEEEESKKYAVQEAIGSSRQDTLNTFEKRKEQPTDYNTEEYTKLLKTLIQEKNSTGQFNEAKFMGPLFWKNSLFKAGLIEEPIHPVKFQGRLRPIECTSCGTFFAKLPISNEVNIMKSKLPCPKCFNTENESTLLEHQLKRHRELPPFICKECMWKSETWFKYIQHMKTHFRCVAKCSECVYSDMMNKPANTFFLCHVCEMSFDSDDERRVHVKIHVEN; from the exons atgaaaaacgatgaTTCG ATCGAAGATATAGAAATGGATCAATCAAAAAGTGAAATGGAACAAGAGTATGATGAATGGTATTCATGTATTATGTGCGATGTGTCATTCAACTCACAATTTGCCCTAGATGCACATTTGCAAACTCACGTAGATGATGATACTTTTCATCATAGTAATATTTACAGAATAACTAAACCTTTACCTAAGTCTTCAATAAAGCCACCAAAAAACTTCAGATGCATTTGTCAAGgcatttgtaaaattaaactgCCATACAATGAACAGGTGTTAAACCATATTGGAGAAAAACTACATCATTTTCGGGTTTGTGATACACAACAGACTGATGAAAAA gctGAAGAAgaagaaagtaaaaaatatgCTGTTCAGGAAGCAATTGGAAGTTCAAGACAAGATACACTAAATACGTTTGAAAAAAGAAAAGAACAACCAACAGATTACAACACTGAAGAATACacaaagttattaaaaactttaattcaGGAAAAAAATTCTACTGGTCAATTTAATGAAGCCAAATTTATGGGTCCATTGTTTTGGAAAAATTCTCTTTTCAAGGCTGGACTTATAGAAGAACCTATACATCCAGTGAAATTTCAAGGTCGATTAAGACCTATTGAATGTACATCTTGTGGAACATTTTTTGCTaa gTTACCAATATCTAATGaagttaatattatgaagtcTAAACTACCATGTCCTAAATGCtttaatactgaaaatgaaTCTACATTATTGGAACATCAATTGAAAAGACATAGGGAACTTCCACCATTCATTTGCAAGGAATGTATGTGGAAATCAGAAACATGGTTCAAGTATATCCAGCATATGAAAACGCATTTCAGATGTGTAGCAAAATGTAGTGAGTGTGTATATAGTGACATGATGAATAAACCAGCTAATACCTTTTTCTTATGTCATGTTTGTGAAATGTCTTTTGACTCGGATGACGAACGTAGAGTGCATGTAAAAATACATGTAGAAAACTGA
- the LOC132933769 gene encoding uncharacterized protein LOC132933769 isoform X1: MAYKIVEFNDGLQIVPNNWLSSDGSSSYWPPSNYSQIKVNKLIATDCEPNTETWSTHSILQIFGSSDSYENGMLKLKQAQDYSDVETGSELDSKKRSRHKSSSMKANKKSLKMPCKHYIWQKAMSKKLSKITLKIESLQKQNDEIKTMLENVIKIRTNSNSYGYSDDELNELNIEFPLSDEIQLLEIESMMLNDKEFYSKMIMTLKALGGTDFTAIVNTILAKLMTNCLAIRYSFAGKRKKISFKETFPTVLKTIINVVRFHKPTSTHKEIHNQIGRWLVHAQLRKTRQETKQIDQ; this comes from the exons ATGGCTTATAAAATTGTTGAATTTAATGATGGTCTTCAAATTGTACCAAATAATTGGCTATCAAGTGACGGATCTTCAAGCTATTGGCCACCCTCTAATTATAGCCAAATAAAAGTAAACAAGTTAATAGCAACTGACTGTGAACCAAATACTGAAACATGGTCCACACATTCAATTCTTCAAATTTTTGGTTCTTCAG atAGTTATGAAAATGGTATGCTTAAACTTAAACAAGCTCAGGATTATTCAGATGTGGAAACTGGCTCGGAATTAGATTCAAAAAAGCGATCTAGGCATAAAAGCTCATCAATGAAAGCTAAtaaaaaatctttgaaaatgCCTTGCAAACATTACA TTTGGCAAAAAGCAATGtcaaaaaaactatcaaaaattacattaaaaatagaatcattacaaaaacaaaatgacgaaataaaaacaatgttggAAAATGTCATAAAGATACGTACTAATTCTAATAGTTATGGTTACTCAGACGATGAactaaatgaactaaatattgaaTTCCCATTATCTGACGAAATTCAACTTTTGGAAATAGAAAGTATGATGTTAAATGATAAAGAGTTTTATTCCAAAATG aTTATGACATTAAAAGCCCTAGGCGGTACAGACTTTACTGCTATAGTTAATACTATACTAGCAAAACTGATGACCAATTGTTTAGCCATAAGATATAGTTTTGCTGGAAAgcgtaaaaaaatatctttcaaAGAAACTTTCCCAACAGTTTTGAAGACCATTATAA atgttGTACGATTTCATAAACCAACATCTACACATAAAGAAATTCACAATCAAATTGGTAGATGGTTGGTCCATGCCCAATTAAGAAAAACTCGACAAGAAACAAA ACAAATTGATCAATGA
- the LOC132933769 gene encoding uncharacterized protein LOC132933769 isoform X2 — MAYKIVEFNDGLQIVPNNWLSSDGSSSYWPPSNYSQIKVNKLIATDCEPNTETWSTHSILQIFGSSDSYENGMLKLKQAQDYSDVETGSELDSKKRSRHKSSSMKANKKSLKMPCKHYIWQKAMSKKLSKITLKIESLQKQNDEIKTMLENVIKIRTNSNSYGYSDDELNELNIEFPLSDEIQLLEIESMMLNDKEFYSKMIMTLKALGGTDFTAIVNTILAKLMTNCLAIRYSFAGKRKKISFKETFPTVLKTIINVVRFHKPTSTHKEIHNQIGRWLVHAQLRKTRQETK, encoded by the exons ATGGCTTATAAAATTGTTGAATTTAATGATGGTCTTCAAATTGTACCAAATAATTGGCTATCAAGTGACGGATCTTCAAGCTATTGGCCACCCTCTAATTATAGCCAAATAAAAGTAAACAAGTTAATAGCAACTGACTGTGAACCAAATACTGAAACATGGTCCACACATTCAATTCTTCAAATTTTTGGTTCTTCAG atAGTTATGAAAATGGTATGCTTAAACTTAAACAAGCTCAGGATTATTCAGATGTGGAAACTGGCTCGGAATTAGATTCAAAAAAGCGATCTAGGCATAAAAGCTCATCAATGAAAGCTAAtaaaaaatctttgaaaatgCCTTGCAAACATTACA TTTGGCAAAAAGCAATGtcaaaaaaactatcaaaaattacattaaaaatagaatcattacaaaaacaaaatgacgaaataaaaacaatgttggAAAATGTCATAAAGATACGTACTAATTCTAATAGTTATGGTTACTCAGACGATGAactaaatgaactaaatattgaaTTCCCATTATCTGACGAAATTCAACTTTTGGAAATAGAAAGTATGATGTTAAATGATAAAGAGTTTTATTCCAAAATG aTTATGACATTAAAAGCCCTAGGCGGTACAGACTTTACTGCTATAGTTAATACTATACTAGCAAAACTGATGACCAATTGTTTAGCCATAAGATATAGTTTTGCTGGAAAgcgtaaaaaaatatctttcaaAGAAACTTTCCCAACAGTTTTGAAGACCATTATAA atgttGTACGATTTCATAAACCAACATCTACACATAAAGAAATTCACAATCAAATTGGTAGATGGTTGGTCCATGCCCAATTAAGAAAAACTCGACAAGAAACAAAGTAA
- the LOC132933769 gene encoding uncharacterized protein LOC132933769 isoform X3: MVHTFNSSNFWFFSYENGMLKLKQAQDYSDVETGSELDSKKRSRHKSSSMKANKKSLKMPCKHYIWQKAMSKKLSKITLKIESLQKQNDEIKTMLENVIKIRTNSNSYGYSDDELNELNIEFPLSDEIQLLEIESMMLNDKEFYSKMIMTLKALGGTDFTAIVNTILAKLMTNCLAIRYSFAGKRKKISFKETFPTVLKTIINVVRFHKPTSTHKEIHNQIGRWLVHAQLRKTRQETKQIDQ; the protein is encoded by the exons ATGGTCCACACATTCAATTCTTCAAATTTTTGGTTCTTCAG TTATGAAAATGGTATGCTTAAACTTAAACAAGCTCAGGATTATTCAGATGTGGAAACTGGCTCGGAATTAGATTCAAAAAAGCGATCTAGGCATAAAAGCTCATCAATGAAAGCTAAtaaaaaatctttgaaaatgCCTTGCAAACATTACA TTTGGCAAAAAGCAATGtcaaaaaaactatcaaaaattacattaaaaatagaatcattacaaaaacaaaatgacgaaataaaaacaatgttggAAAATGTCATAAAGATACGTACTAATTCTAATAGTTATGGTTACTCAGACGATGAactaaatgaactaaatattgaaTTCCCATTATCTGACGAAATTCAACTTTTGGAAATAGAAAGTATGATGTTAAATGATAAAGAGTTTTATTCCAAAATG aTTATGACATTAAAAGCCCTAGGCGGTACAGACTTTACTGCTATAGTTAATACTATACTAGCAAAACTGATGACCAATTGTTTAGCCATAAGATATAGTTTTGCTGGAAAgcgtaaaaaaatatctttcaaAGAAACTTTCCCAACAGTTTTGAAGACCATTATAA atgttGTACGATTTCATAAACCAACATCTACACATAAAGAAATTCACAATCAAATTGGTAGATGGTTGGTCCATGCCCAATTAAGAAAAACTCGACAAGAAACAAA ACAAATTGATCAATGA